In one window of Rhinopithecus roxellana isolate Shanxi Qingling chromosome 15, ASM756505v1, whole genome shotgun sequence DNA:
- the C15H11orf68 gene encoding UPF0696 protein C11orf68 homolog isoform X2, producing the protein MAAAAAAVAGVGRGGGGAEPRQERNRARGWAGVERSEGRRMEPGEELEEEDSPGGREDGFTAEHLAAEAMAADMDPWLVFDAHTTPATELDAWLAKYPPSQVTRYGDPGSPNSEPVGWIAVYGQGYSPNSGDVQGLQAAWEALQTSGRPITPGTLRQLAITHHVLSGKWLMHLAPGFKLDHAWAGIARAVVEGRLQVAKVSPRAKEGGRQVICVYTDDFTDRLGVLEADSAIRAAGIKCLLTYKPDVYTYLGIYRANRWHLCPTLYESRFQLGGSARGSRVLDRANNVELT; encoded by the exons atggcggcggcggcggcggccgtgGCGGGGGTGGGGCGCGGCGGCGGTGGCGCGGAGCCCCGGCAGGAGCGGAACCGGGCCCGGGGCTGGGCCGGCGTCGAACGCAGCGAAGGCCGGAG GATGGAACCAGGTGAGGAGCTGGAAGAGGAGGACTCTCCAGGTGGCCGTGaggatggcttcactgctgagcACCTGGCTGCAGAGGCCATGGCGGCTGACATGGACCCCTGGCTAGTGTTTGATGCCCACACGACGCCTGCCACTGAGCTGGATGCCTGGTTGGCCAAGTACCCACCATCCCAAGTTACCCGCTATGGGGACCCCGGTTCACCCAACTCAGAGCCTGTGGGCTGGATTGCAGTGTATGGGCAGGGCTACAGCCCCAACTCCGGGGATGTGCAGGGCCTGCAGGCAGCCTGGGAAGCTCTGCAGACCAGTGGGCGGCCCATCACACCGGGCACCCTGCGCCAGCTCGCCATCACCCACCACGTGCTCTCAGGCAAGTGGCTTATGCATCTGGCACCGGGCTTTAAGCTGGACCATGCCTGGGCTGGCATTGCCCGGGCCGTGGTTGAAGGCCGGCTTCAGGTAGCCAAGGTGAGCCCACGGGCCAAGGAGGGTGGGCGCCAGGTCATCTGTGTTTACACGGACGACTTCACGGACCGCTTGGGTGTACTGGAGGCGGATTCAGCCATCCGTGCAGCAGGCATTAAGTGCCTGCTCACCTACAAGCCTGATGTCTACACCTACCTGGGCATCTACCGGGCCAACCGCTGGCACCTCTGCCCCACTCTCTATGAGAGTCGTTTCCAGCTTGGGGGCAGTGCCCGTGGCTCCCGAGTGCTTGACCGTGCCAACAACGTGGAACTGACCTAG
- the C15H11orf68 gene encoding UPF0696 protein C11orf68 homolog isoform X1: protein MAAAAAAVAGVGRGGGGAEPRQERNRARGWAGVERSEGRSRMEPGEELEEEDSPGGREDGFTAEHLAAEAMAADMDPWLVFDAHTTPATELDAWLAKYPPSQVTRYGDPGSPNSEPVGWIAVYGQGYSPNSGDVQGLQAAWEALQTSGRPITPGTLRQLAITHHVLSGKWLMHLAPGFKLDHAWAGIARAVVEGRLQVAKVSPRAKEGGRQVICVYTDDFTDRLGVLEADSAIRAAGIKCLLTYKPDVYTYLGIYRANRWHLCPTLYESRFQLGGSARGSRVLDRANNVELT from the exons atggcggcggcggcggcggccgtgGCGGGGGTGGGGCGCGGCGGCGGTGGCGCGGAGCCCCGGCAGGAGCGGAACCGGGCCCGGGGCTGGGCCGGCGTCGAACGCAGCGAAGGCCGGAG CAGGATGGAACCAGGTGAGGAGCTGGAAGAGGAGGACTCTCCAGGTGGCCGTGaggatggcttcactgctgagcACCTGGCTGCAGAGGCCATGGCGGCTGACATGGACCCCTGGCTAGTGTTTGATGCCCACACGACGCCTGCCACTGAGCTGGATGCCTGGTTGGCCAAGTACCCACCATCCCAAGTTACCCGCTATGGGGACCCCGGTTCACCCAACTCAGAGCCTGTGGGCTGGATTGCAGTGTATGGGCAGGGCTACAGCCCCAACTCCGGGGATGTGCAGGGCCTGCAGGCAGCCTGGGAAGCTCTGCAGACCAGTGGGCGGCCCATCACACCGGGCACCCTGCGCCAGCTCGCCATCACCCACCACGTGCTCTCAGGCAAGTGGCTTATGCATCTGGCACCGGGCTTTAAGCTGGACCATGCCTGGGCTGGCATTGCCCGGGCCGTGGTTGAAGGCCGGCTTCAGGTAGCCAAGGTGAGCCCACGGGCCAAGGAGGGTGGGCGCCAGGTCATCTGTGTTTACACGGACGACTTCACGGACCGCTTGGGTGTACTGGAGGCGGATTCAGCCATCCGTGCAGCAGGCATTAAGTGCCTGCTCACCTACAAGCCTGATGTCTACACCTACCTGGGCATCTACCGGGCCAACCGCTGGCACCTCTGCCCCACTCTCTATGAGAGTCGTTTCCAGCTTGGGGGCAGTGCCCGTGGCTCCCGAGTGCTTGACCGTGCCAACAACGTGGAACTGACCTAG
- the DRAP1 gene encoding dr1-associated corepressor yields MPSKKKKYNARFPPARIKKIMQTDEEIGKVAAAVPVIISRALELFLESLLKKACQVTQSRNAKTMTTSHLKQCIELEQQFDFLKDLVASVPDMQGDGEDNHMDGDKGARRGRKPGSGGRKNGGMGTKSKDKKLSGTDSEQEDESEDTDTDGEEETSQPPPQASHPPAHFQSPPTPFLPFASTLPLPPAPPGPSAPDEEDEEDYDS; encoded by the exons ATGCCGAGCAAGAAGAAGAAGTACAACGCGCGGTTCCCGCCG GCGCGGATCAAGAAGATCATGCAGACGGACGAAGAGATTGGGAAGGTGGCGGCGGCGGTGCCTGTCATCATCT CCCGGGCGCTCGAGCTCTTCCTAGAGTCGCTGTTGAAGAAGGCCTGCCAGGTGACCCAGTCCCGGAACGCCAAGACCATGACCACATCCCACCT GAAGCAGTGCATCGAGCTGGAGCAGCAGTTTGACTTCTTGAAGGACTTGGTGGCATCTGTTCCCGACATGCAGGGGGACGGGGAGGACAACCACATGGATGGGGACAAGGGCGCCCGCAG GGGCCGGAAACCAGGCAGTGGCGGCCGGAAGAACGGTGGAATGGGAACGAAAAGCAAGGACAAGAAGCTGTCCGGGACAGACTCGGAGCAGGAG GATGAATCTGAGGACACAGATACTGATGGGGAAGAGGAGACATCACAACCGCCACCCCAGGCCAGCCACCCCCCTGCCCACTTTCAGAG CCCCCCGACGCCCTTCCTGCCCTTCGCCTCTACTCTGCCTTTGCCCCCAGCGCCCCCGGGCCCCTCAGCACCTGATGAAGAGGACGAAGAGGATTATGACTCCTAG